The following are encoded in a window of Rutidosis leptorrhynchoides isolate AG116_Rl617_1_P2 unplaced genomic scaffold, CSIRO_AGI_Rlap_v1 contig72, whole genome shotgun sequence genomic DNA:
- the LOC139885044 gene encoding uncharacterized protein — protein sequence MLELPNDRDSQIDRYPLLMEQVESSSGHQHIIDVERNGDASLTASHGDQQRRVDSTEDEDGLSPIMPAPADQTTVKSSNRLNFVNSSSTRRRSDDYHQHRTSPLNSGLWISMELVVTVGQIIASIVVLSLSRHENPEAPLFAWVVGYASGCVATLPILYWRYHSGNRGSDQQSSRSHRGTSHSSQSEPSSYTAISVTQSTDEGNQHSEESASWNGQIADTLSSRISGLVDHFKMALDNFFAVWFVVGYVWIFGGHSSPSDTPKLSRPEPRARQHPTMVMQMRHSQQVQPLKPLLERKYAQGWPSHITQRTYITSIHSCRLAQFVSHNLRFENHQQEEEEEEEEEEDGGIARKREGGERRRGGLFLFFFSFFYSTKMAHHHDIMGDITLHSPNPPQPLPMGPFYFSAGVLFSLCIVFLTFSCIGYAMPFILCATICCCLPCIMSVLGIREDFSQTRGATSETINAPPIYKFKVKQDLNADGEEFNTGGSEGGVLAPGTEKECFLSGEDAVCCICLSRYADNDELKELPCHHVFHVECIDKWLKINASCPLCKSEISEKLISTTTEKNALQRLNILHKPIPCFSVELLVPRQMHCGWDKLGVECSCVVAIS from the exons ATGTTGGAGCTCCCGAACGACAGAGATAGTCAAATAGATCGGTATCCTTTGCTAATGGAACAAGTGGAGAGTAGTAGTGGTCATCAGCACATAATTGATGTAGAGAGAAATGGGGACGCCTCATTGACAGCATCTCATGGTGATCAGCAACGCAGGGTAGACTCGACAGAGGATGAGGATGGACTTTCGCCTATCATGCCAGCCCCTGCGGATCAAACAACTGTAAAGTCATCAAATAGATTGAACTTCGTGAATTCCTCTAGCACGAGAAGAAGGAGTGATGATTACCACCAGCATCGAACAAGTCCATTGAATTCTGGACTATGGATTTCAATGGAGTTAGTTGTCACTGTGGGTCAAATTATAGCATCCATAGTGGTTTTGTCATTGTCAAGACATGAAAATCCAGAGGCTCCACTATTTGCATGGGTTGTAGGTTATGCATCTGGTTGTGTGGCAACGCTGCCTATTCTTTACTGGCGTTATCATTCTGGCAACCGCGGTAGTGATCAGCAGTCCAGTCGATCCCATCGAGGGACTTCTCATAGCAGTCAATCAGAGCCTAGCTCTTATACAGCTATCTCTGTCACACAGTCCACAGATGAGGGCAATCAACATTCTGAAGAATCGGCATCATGGAATGGCCAAATTGCAGACACTCTGAGTTCACG AATTAGTGGGCTGGTGGACCATTTCAAGATGGCCTTAGACAATTTTTTTGCTGTATGGTTTGTTGTCGGCTATGTGTGGATTTTTGGAGGTCACTCTTCACCTTCTGATACTCCGAAACTGTCACGCCCCGAACCCCGAGCGCGCCAACATCCCACCATGGTCATGCAAATGCGACATTCCCAG CAAGTTCAACCCCTTAAACCCCTATTAGAAAGAAAATACGCCCAAGGGTGGCCTAGCCACATCACACAGAGAACTTACATCACCTCAATTCATTCCTGCAGGTTAGCACAATTTGTATCTCATAATctcag GTTTGAAAATcaccaacaagaagaagaagaagaagaagaagaagaagaagatggggGAATCGCACGGAAGAGAGAGGGAGGAGAGAGAAGAAGGGGAgggctttttcttttctttttctctttcTTTTATTCAACAAAAATGGCCCACCACCATGACATCATGGGTGACATCACACTCCACTCACCCAATCCTCCACAACCTCTTCCAATGGGTCCATTTTATTTTTCCGCCGGGGTCCTATTCTC GTTATGTATAGTATTTCTAACTTTTAGCTGTATTGGATATGCCATGCCTTTTATACTATGTGCAACAATTTGTTGCTGCCTACCTTGCATAATGTCTGTTCTGGGCATCCGAGAAGACTTTTCGCAGACAAGAGGAGCCACCTCAGAAACCATCAATGCTCCTCCTATCTACAAATTCAAGGTGAAGCAAGACTTAAATGCTGACGGTGAGGAATTTAACACAGGAGGAAGTGAAGGCGGGGTCTTGGCTCCAGGGACAGAAAAGGAGTGTTTCTTGTCAGGAGAAGATGCG GTTTGCTGTATTTGCTTGTCAAGATATGCAGATAATGATGAACTTAAAGAGCTACCTTGTCACCATGTCTTCCACGTTGAGTGCATTGATAAATGGTTAAAGATCAATGCCTCATGCCCCCTCTGTAAAAGTGAGATTAGCGAGA AGCTAATCAGCACGACAACTGAGAAAAATGCTTTACAGCGTCTAAATATTCTGCATAAGCCTATTCCGTGTTTCTCAGTCGAACTTCTTGTACCGAGACAAATGCACTGTGGATGGGACAAATTAGGAGTAGAATGCAGCTGCGTTGTTGCTATATCTTAG
- the LOC139885042 gene encoding acetyl-CoA-benzylalcohol acetyltransferase-like, translated as MKIEIESKKLVKPSAPTADHLRKLKISLIDQLQPPVYVGIIFFYSSKTDVPDPSFVPISERFRLLEKALAETLTFFYPLAGRYVKEKCLLECDDQGVELMEAKADGTLDQFLHRETDPDDVLGHLATQPHQMDQIGSPLVVVQMTKFTCGGMAVGLRVSHRIADMHTISSFLSMWAMACRGSIQTANHPCFDVSSILPPRDLPKLEPPAKLMLGAKYVVKRFVFDNQSILKLKAIARSGGFNSKREPSRVELVTALVSIALLKIAKLRNGQSKPFLISHTVNLRGRTDLLWHDNLGGNVYTMVNGKSTAEVTELGLHGLVGLVRDAITTLLAKLPNAIDGEDLGDMVTNSVGQFQEELRKGDTDVLIFTSWCRFPLYQVNLGWGEPEFVSSLCTSFDSVILMDHKKGGDDNGVEAWVSLTEEDMDLFRQQDDILEYASHK; from the coding sequence ATGAAGATTGAAATAGAGAGCAAGAAGCTGGTCAAACCCTCAGCTCCCACAGCTGACCACCTTCGCAAGTTGAAGATTTCTCTAATTGATCAGCTTCAGCCTCCAGTTTATGTTGGTATCATTTTCTTCTACTCATCCAAAACTGATGTACCCGACCCTTCATTCGTGCCTATCAGCGAAAGATTTCGTCTACTTGAGAAAGCTCTCGCAGAAACCCTAACCTTCTTTTACCCTCTTGCGGGCCGATATGTCAAAGAGAAGTGCTTGCTTGAATGTGACGACCAGGGGGTGGAGCTCATGGAAGCCAAAGCTGATGGAACTCTTGATCAATTTCTCCATAGAGAAACTGACCCCGATGATGTCCTCGGTCATTTGGCAACTCAACCTCATCAGATGGACCAGATTGGGTCGCCTCTGGTGGTTGTCCAAATGACCAAATTCACTTGTGGTGGCATGGCGGTCGGCCTGCGCGTCTCGCACAGAATCGCCGACATGCACACTATATCATCCTTCCTGAGCATGTGGGCGATGGCATGTCGTGGAAGCATTCAGACGGCTAACCATCCGTGCTTCGATGTATCATCCATTTTACCGCCAAGAGACTTGCCCAAGCTCGAGCCTCCTGCCAAACTAATGCTAGGTGCGAAATATGTCGTGAAAAGATTCGTGTTCGACAACCAATCTATCTTGAAACTCAAAGCCATCGCAAGGAGCGGAGGCTTCAATTCCAAAAGGGAACCCTCTCGTGTGGAACTGGTCACAGCGCTCGTTTCCATTGCTCTCTTGAAAATTGCCAAGCTGAGAAATGGTCAATCCAAGCCGTTCCTCATTTCACACACGGTGAACTTGCGCGGAAGGACAGATCTCCTATGGCACGATAATTTGGGCGGCAATGTCTACACAATGGTGAACGGGAAGTCCACAGCCGAGGTGACCGAGCTTGGGCTACATGGCTTGGTGGGTTTGGTGCGAGATGCAATAACAACCTTGCTTGCTAAATTACCAAATGCGATCGACGGGGAGGATTTGGGCGACATGGTGACGAACTCGGTGGGACAGTTTCAAGAGGAACTGCGAAAAGGCGACACCGACGTGCTCATTTTCACCAGCTGGTGTCGGTTTCCGCTGTACCAAGTTAATTTGGGTTGGGGTGAACCTGAGTTTGTGAGTAGCTTATGCACTTCGTTTGACTCGGTCATCTTGATGGATCACAAGAAAGGTGGTGATGATAATGGAGTTGAGGCGTGGGTGAGCCTGACTGAAGAAGACATGGATCTTTTCCGTCAACAAGATGACATTTTAGAATATGCTTCCCATAAGTAG